One genomic region from Planctomycetota bacterium encodes:
- a CDS encoding anthranilate synthase component I: MPRYFPDRETFHAIARRDARRPLRVPVYRQLLADKISPVRGYLALTQGDSVDNAFLLESVVGGERIGRYSFIGANPVETFTSDGSGDPLASLRSLLGDVAYAADADLPSLTGGIVGYAGYDLVRYHEPPHKLGGPSGGPADDRHLPDVHFGLYDRLIAFDNVDKTAKIIAHSTITNDVNAAYDEACRAVDDLFDEVDRFAVGR; the protein is encoded by the coding sequence ATGCCTCGGTACTTTCCGGATCGCGAGACCTTTCATGCCATCGCACGCCGCGATGCGCGAAGGCCGCTGCGCGTGCCGGTCTACAGGCAGCTGTTGGCTGACAAGATCTCGCCTGTCCGCGGCTACCTCGCGCTGACGCAAGGCGACTCCGTCGACAATGCGTTCCTGCTCGAAAGCGTCGTCGGCGGCGAGCGAATCGGCCGCTACAGCTTCATTGGGGCGAACCCTGTCGAGACGTTCACGTCGGACGGTTCAGGCGATCCGCTCGCGTCGCTCCGGTCACTGCTTGGCGACGTCGCCTACGCGGCCGATGCGGATTTGCCGAGTCTCACCGGCGGCATCGTCGGCTACGCGGGGTACGACCTCGTCCGCTATCACGAGCCGCCCCACAAGCTCGGCGGCCCGTCCGGCGGACCGGCGGACGATCGTCATCTGCCCGACGTCCACTTCGGGCTCTACGACCGCCTGATCGCCTTCGACAACGTCGACAAGACGGCGAAAATCATCGCCCACTCAACGATTACGAACGACGTCAACGCCGCGTACGACGAAGCCTGCCGCGCAGTCGACGATCTGTTCGACGAGGTCGACCGGTTCGCCGTCGGACGG
- a CDS encoding succinylglutamate desuccinylase/aspartoacylase family protein — protein sequence MPDLSIAGHDISVGETVDLRLPVTQTFTGDSLGMPVRVIRGEEEGKTLFVTAAVHGDEINGTGIIHDLMYARRPTIRRGTLILVPVVDVFGFETQSRYMPDRRDLNRCFPGGATGSLSSRVASLLFEEIVTKCDFGLDLHSAATGRTNFPNVRADLSNPGCRELAEAFGCELMVDGTGPEGSLRRSAVEAGVPTVILEAGEVSKIEPTVLEIGVRGVLNTLAVLGMTDDEPTSPPYLAHVGRTTWVRAEQGGLLRFHVTPGELVEKDQPISTNLSVFGESQNTLVSPADGIVLGMTTLPIVKPGEPVCHIAVPDEPLERVREALAEASKKSLDHQVRRDLATNVTVSGHEDLEAAATELSDSSNELQLNN from the coding sequence ATGCCGGACCTGAGCATCGCTGGCCATGACATCAGCGTCGGCGAGACCGTCGACCTCCGACTGCCGGTCACGCAGACGTTCACAGGAGACTCGCTCGGCATGCCCGTGCGGGTGATCCGTGGTGAGGAGGAGGGTAAAACGCTCTTCGTCACTGCGGCTGTGCATGGCGACGAGATCAACGGCACGGGCATCATCCACGACCTGATGTACGCGCGTCGGCCGACGATTCGGCGGGGGACGCTCATCCTCGTGCCGGTGGTGGACGTCTTCGGGTTCGAGACACAGAGCCGTTACATGCCGGACCGCCGCGACCTCAACCGCTGCTTCCCGGGCGGGGCGACGGGGTCGTTGTCGAGCCGCGTGGCCAGCCTCCTGTTTGAAGAGATCGTCACCAAGTGCGACTTCGGCCTCGACCTCCATTCGGCGGCGACGGGGCGAACGAACTTTCCCAACGTCCGTGCCGACCTGTCGAACCCGGGCTGCCGGGAGCTGGCGGAGGCGTTCGGGTGCGAGCTGATGGTCGACGGCACCGGGCCCGAGGGCTCGCTGCGACGGTCGGCGGTTGAGGCGGGCGTGCCAACGGTGATTCTGGAAGCCGGCGAGGTCAGCAAGATCGAGCCGACGGTGCTGGAGATTGGGGTTCGCGGCGTGCTCAACACGTTGGCCGTGCTCGGCATGACCGACGACGAGCCGACTTCGCCGCCTTACCTTGCTCACGTCGGCCGGACGACATGGGTCCGTGCCGAGCAGGGCGGGCTGCTGCGGTTCCACGTCACGCCCGGCGAGCTGGTCGAGAAGGACCAGCCGATCAGCACCAATCTGTCGGTGTTTGGCGAGAGCCAGAACACGCTCGTCTCGCCTGCCGACGGCATCGTGCTGGGCATGACGACGCTTCCGATCGTCAAGCCGGGCGAGCCAGTTTGTCACATCGCGGTGCCCGACGAGCCGCTCGAGCGTGTTCGCGAGGCACTTGCCGAAGCCTCGAAGAAGAGCCTCGACCACCAGGTCCGACGAGACCTCGCAACCAACGTGACCGTCAGCGGTCACGAAGATCTTGAAGCTGCAGCTACCGAACTTTCCGACAGTTCGAACGAGCTTCAACTGAACAACTGA